In Deinococcus ficus, a single genomic region encodes these proteins:
- a CDS encoding FAD-binding oxidoreductase, translating to MTAASPRPPGVLPACLTRPATPVTAYNEAIPVTLPAFQATPQSVQDVQEVVAFCRARGLRLSPCATGHDFEGRSLSGDVILHLSAFRAVKYDPRTTRVTIGGGAVVYDINQVLHAHGRAISTGTNQDVGITGLTLGGGAAYTSRQHGLTCDALLAADLVTFTGEHLHVTDESHPDLMRLLRGAGGGHFGVVTALTFRTYPITPVLTFHAHWPLDGAAPPIDLLEERLISAPDSLSMRVGANVTGPDRARQLTLSGQCFSGSATLDRHFGALRRHAHWTEQTLPYAEAMAGARHQTAGGAFKIKSRHAFTPVGGGLNALLDHLLTWTPTTNPDGAGFGLFAWGGAVRHFPPQQSCVPGRQSEYLASFDTAWTARDTPALTDGQLRWVHELDALAGTLLSSCAYVNFPDSDDQAFQARHQQPFLADLQAWTARLDPDHLGRQVSLAPSWPPAPSPPTGRQP from the coding sequence ATGACTGCCGCCTCGCCCCGCCCGCCCGGCGTGCTGCCGGCCTGCCTGACCCGCCCGGCCACGCCGGTCACCGCATACAACGAGGCGATCCCCGTGACCCTGCCGGCCTTCCAGGCGACCCCGCAGTCCGTCCAGGACGTGCAGGAGGTCGTCGCCTTCTGCCGCGCCCGCGGCCTGCGCCTGAGCCCCTGCGCGACCGGACACGACTTCGAGGGCCGCTCCCTGAGCGGGGACGTGATCCTTCACCTCAGCGCCTTCCGCGCTGTGAAATACGACCCGCGCACCACCCGGGTGACCATCGGCGGCGGCGCGGTCGTGTACGACATCAACCAGGTCCTGCACGCGCACGGGCGGGCCATCTCCACCGGCACGAACCAGGACGTCGGCATCACCGGGCTCACCCTGGGCGGCGGCGCGGCCTACACGTCCCGCCAGCACGGCCTGACCTGCGACGCCCTGCTGGCCGCCGACCTGGTGACCTTTACCGGGGAGCACCTGCACGTCACGGACGAGAGCCACCCGGACCTGATGCGGCTGCTGCGCGGCGCAGGCGGCGGGCACTTCGGGGTGGTCACAGCCCTGACCTTCCGCACCTACCCCATCACTCCCGTGCTCACCTTCCACGCCCACTGGCCGCTGGACGGCGCCGCGCCTCCGATCGATCTGCTCGAGGAGCGCCTGATCAGCGCACCGGACTCGCTGTCCATGCGGGTCGGGGCGAACGTGACCGGCCCGGACCGGGCGCGGCAGCTCACCCTCAGCGGCCAGTGCTTCTCCGGCTCGGCCACCTTGGACCGGCACTTCGGCGCCCTGCGCCGCCACGCCCACTGGACCGAGCAGACCCTGCCGTACGCCGAGGCGATGGCCGGCGCGCGGCACCAGACGGCCGGCGGGGCGTTCAAGATCAAGAGCCGGCACGCCTTCACGCCCGTGGGCGGCGGCCTGAACGCCCTTCTGGATCACCTGCTGACCTGGACGCCCACCACCAACCCCGACGGCGCCGGATTCGGCCTGTTCGCCTGGGGCGGTGCGGTCCGTCACTTCCCGCCGCAGCAGTCCTGCGTGCCGGGCCGCCAGAGCGAGTACCTCGCGTCCTTCGACACCGCCTGGACGGCCCGTGACACCCCCGCCCTCACCGACGGGCAGCTCAGGTGGGTGCACGAACTGGACGCCCTGGCCGGCACCCTCCTGAGCAGCTGCGCGTACGTGAACTTCCCCGACTCCGACGACCAGGCGTTCCAGGCGCGGCATCAGCAGCCCTTCCTCGCGGACCTGCAGGCCTGGACGGCCCGTCTCGACCCGGACCACCTGGGCCGGCAGGTCAGCCTCGCGCCGTCCTGGCCACCTGCCCCCTCTCCCCCCACTGGACGTCAGCCATGA
- a CDS encoding MFS transporter, whose product MTTPATPSVFALLRSTNATVRFLLLGAFINQLGFFIQAFLVVFMLARTFTPIQAGLGVTLLGVGAVAGTLIGATLGGRIGNRNAVIAGTLALAGSVAAAPFLVTPALPAPVWGATILLMGLFGQLFRPPAATILSQHIPADQQAMGFSMYRIALNLGATLGPLLATALSRLDWAAVFWVNAACSLAFAVIAFLKLPNDRPVTTPDRPAAAASSASQWGQVLTDGRFLAFLGAMLLSSMVYIQVFSTLPMAIEASGKDLAVYSTLLTISSAMVIAMELKITALVKRYAAWLPALVGTTVLCLSVSSFGLTMGFTPGLILSVIFMVLGLMTSGPTMFAYPASFPLEVRGKYIGANQAAFSAGNALGPIAGVALFRAEPTLVWVGCLALTLASAGLILIGMRPARAGMGAPASA is encoded by the coding sequence ATGACCACACCCGCGACCCCGTCCGTGTTCGCCCTGCTCCGCAGCACGAACGCCACCGTCCGTTTCCTCCTGCTGGGCGCGTTCATCAACCAGCTCGGCTTCTTCATCCAGGCGTTCCTGGTGGTGTTCATGCTTGCCCGGACCTTCACGCCCATCCAGGCCGGCCTGGGCGTCACCCTGCTGGGCGTCGGCGCGGTGGCCGGCACCCTCATCGGCGCCACCCTCGGCGGCCGCATAGGGAACCGCAACGCCGTGATCGCCGGAACGCTCGCGCTGGCTGGCAGCGTCGCGGCCGCGCCCTTCCTCGTCACGCCGGCCCTGCCCGCCCCGGTGTGGGGCGCCACGATCCTGCTGATGGGCCTGTTCGGACAGCTGTTCCGCCCGCCCGCCGCGACCATCCTCAGTCAGCACATCCCGGCGGACCAGCAGGCCATGGGTTTTTCCATGTACCGCATCGCCCTGAACCTCGGCGCGACCCTGGGCCCGCTCCTGGCGACGGCCCTGTCCCGCCTCGACTGGGCGGCGGTGTTCTGGGTGAACGCCGCGTGCAGCCTGGCGTTCGCGGTGATCGCCTTCCTTAAACTCCCGAACGACCGCCCGGTCACCACCCCGGACCGCCCAGCCGCGGCGGCGTCCAGCGCCTCACAGTGGGGGCAGGTGCTCACTGACGGGCGGTTCCTGGCGTTCCTGGGCGCGATGCTGCTCAGCAGCATGGTGTACATCCAGGTGTTCTCCACGCTCCCCATGGCCATCGAGGCCAGCGGCAAGGACCTCGCCGTGTACAGCACCCTGCTGACCATCTCCAGCGCCATGGTGATCGCCATGGAACTCAAGATTACGGCCCTCGTGAAACGCTACGCGGCGTGGCTGCCGGCGCTGGTGGGCACGACAGTGCTGTGCCTGAGCGTCAGTTCCTTCGGGTTGACCATGGGCTTCACGCCCGGGCTGATCCTCAGCGTGATTTTCATGGTGCTCGGCCTGATGACCAGCGGGCCCACCATGTTCGCCTACCCCGCGTCCTTCCCCCTGGAGGTGCGCGGCAAGTACATCGGCGCCAACCAGGCCGCCTTCTCCGCTGGGAACGCCCTCGGGCCCATTGCCGGGGTGGCCCTCTTCCGGGCCGAACCCACGCTGGTGTGGGTGGGCTGCCTGGCCCTCACACTCGCCTCGGCCGGCCTGATCCTGATCGGGATGCGGCCCGCGCGGGCCGGGATGGGCGCTCCGGCCTCCGCCTGA
- a CDS encoding GNAT family N-acetyltransferase: protein MNLRSLGYRTDLIFARFHGRVTDLGEAVAVANPNSPAHYFGNLLVFRAPPERGDLPNWERLFAQYIGQPPLTPHRLFGWDVPALGPADVTEFLEAGYHLEENAVMAAPRLHAPPHLNSRAEYRPVLDTDEEWAQVLENQVGSREDGYDEARYRQFKATQLRGLRDMCRAGLGVWYGAFIDGQLTADLGVFTDGHGLLRYQSVGTSPAFRRQGLCGSLTFRAGEHARAHFQAEQLVIVADEHGGAKRVYESVGFQDVERQQLLLHRGR, encoded by the coding sequence GTGAATCTCCGCTCCCTTGGGTACCGCACCGACCTGATCTTTGCCCGCTTTCATGGCCGGGTGACGGACCTCGGCGAGGCCGTCGCGGTCGCCAACCCCAACAGCCCCGCGCATTACTTCGGCAATCTCCTGGTCTTCCGGGCGCCGCCTGAACGTGGTGACCTGCCCAACTGGGAACGGCTGTTCGCGCAGTACATCGGCCAGCCGCCCCTGACCCCACACCGCCTGTTCGGCTGGGACGTTCCCGCTCTGGGCCCGGCGGATGTGACCGAATTTCTGGAAGCCGGCTATCACCTGGAGGAGAACGCGGTGATGGCCGCCCCCCGGCTGCACGCACCACCGCACCTGAACTCCCGCGCCGAGTACCGGCCGGTGCTGGACACGGATGAAGAGTGGGCGCAGGTCCTGGAGAACCAGGTGGGCAGCCGCGAGGACGGGTACGACGAGGCGCGCTACCGCCAGTTCAAGGCCACGCAGCTGCGTGGCCTGCGTGACATGTGCCGCGCGGGCCTCGGGGTGTGGTACGGGGCGTTCATTGATGGGCAGTTGACCGCGGACCTGGGCGTGTTCACGGACGGGCATGGTCTGCTGCGCTATCAGAGTGTCGGCACGTCCCCGGCCTTCCGGAGGCAGGGCCTGTGCGGCTCGCTGACCTTCAGGGCGGGAGAACACGCCCGCGCTCACTTTCAGGCCGAGCAGCTGGTTATCGTCGCCGATGAACATGGGGGCGCAAAGCGGGTCTATGAGTCGGTGGGGTTTCAGGACGTGGAGCGCCAGCAGCTCCTGCTCCACCGGGGACGCTGA
- a CDS encoding TCR/Tet family MFS transporter produces the protein MRSRPAALIFILLTALIDVIGIGLIIPVLPGLVKDLAGSEVAGARTIGLLTAAYAVMQFVFAPILGALSDRFGRRPVLLLALAGMALDYLLLAVAPNLIWLFVGRIVSGITGASLTVANAYIADVSPPEQRAKNFGLLGATFGVGFILGPALGGLLGEYGLRVPFLVAAALTGLNVLYGLFVLPESLPASARAKDMKRSDLNPLLPLRALGEYPILRSLALTFVLLGLAGQVIFSTWVLYTERVLTWSPGQNGLALAFFGLLTAAVQGGLIGPFIARFGDRRTIMTGLIASTLEFLVLSVARSGALLYASLVVGALGGLANPALQGLISRQVSETEQGRVQGALTSLNSLVAVIGPVLATTVYAVGVSQGFPGMAFLMGALLSIAGTLLILGVLRGIPGTGRVATKEA, from the coding sequence ATGCGTTCCCGTCCCGCCGCCCTCATTTTCATCCTGCTGACCGCTCTGATTGACGTTATCGGCATCGGGTTGATCATTCCGGTCCTGCCGGGACTGGTCAAGGACCTGGCGGGCTCGGAGGTCGCCGGGGCCCGCACCATCGGGCTGCTCACTGCCGCCTACGCCGTGATGCAGTTCGTGTTCGCGCCGATCCTGGGGGCTTTGAGCGACCGTTTTGGACGCCGGCCGGTCCTGCTGCTTGCCCTGGCAGGTATGGCCCTGGACTACCTCCTGCTGGCGGTCGCACCGAATCTCATCTGGCTGTTCGTGGGCCGCATCGTTTCAGGCATCACCGGGGCAAGTCTGACGGTGGCGAACGCCTACATTGCCGACGTCTCCCCTCCTGAGCAGCGCGCGAAGAACTTCGGTCTGCTGGGGGCGACCTTCGGTGTGGGCTTCATCCTGGGGCCAGCACTTGGCGGGCTCCTGGGCGAGTACGGGTTGCGTGTCCCGTTCCTGGTGGCGGCCGCCCTGACTGGACTGAACGTGCTGTACGGCCTGTTCGTGCTGCCGGAGTCCCTCCCGGCGAGTGCGCGGGCCAAAGACATGAAACGCAGTGACCTGAATCCCTTGCTGCCCCTGCGGGCCCTGGGGGAGTACCCGATCCTGCGGAGCCTCGCGCTGACGTTCGTGCTGCTGGGACTCGCCGGGCAGGTGATCTTCAGCACCTGGGTCTTGTACACCGAACGGGTCCTGACGTGGAGCCCGGGTCAGAACGGCCTGGCACTGGCGTTCTTCGGCCTGCTCACGGCCGCGGTGCAGGGCGGCCTGATCGGTCCGTTCATCGCAAGGTTCGGAGACCGGCGCACGATCATGACAGGCCTCATCGCGTCGACTCTGGAATTCCTGGTGCTGAGCGTGGCGCGTAGTGGGGCGCTTCTGTACGCGTCACTGGTCGTGGGCGCACTGGGGGGCCTGGCCAACCCGGCGCTTCAGGGCCTGATCTCCCGGCAGGTGAGCGAAACCGAGCAGGGACGCGTGCAGGGAGCATTGACCAGCCTGAACAGCCTCGTGGCGGTGATCGGCCCGGTCCTCGCGACGACCGTCTATGCGGTGGGCGTCAGCCAGGGCTTTCCGGGCATGGCCTTCCTGATGGGGGCCCTCCTGTCCATTGCCGGAACCCTGCTCATTCTGGGCGTGCTGCGCGGCATCCCCGGCACCGGGCGAGTGGCCACCAAGGAGGCCTGA
- a CDS encoding sensor histidine kinase, with protein sequence MTPGTSRRGGPSLLVTLLASMLAVVALAVGGMFFFSDLAVRREVARLPPEVQSYLRARAEAERRGEAPPPFPALPQTTAPAPNSTERAGDGTGQAGTNRPRGPGLPAVLSPRSRDFVRGVQRNMVEGGLLAAALGALLSVWLARRIALPLGAVARAATGLAGGNLDARAPVLRGDREVADLARTFNHMATSLQALERERQQAVADIAHELRTPIAVMQARLDALEDGVYPLTTEQIELLSGQTQLLTRLVGDLRTLTLADAGRLGLHRQELDLADLSAQVVRDLRDRAASRGLTLVLHTVPAPVQGDPDRLRQMISNLVENALVHARREVQLTVTRQGEVARLTVDDDGPGIPPDSRQLIFTRFARLDESRSRHTGGSGLGLAIVRALAAAHGGQCDVAESPHGGARFSLTLPAGPGPG encoded by the coding sequence ATGACGCCCGGCACCTCCCGCCGGGGTGGGCCCAGCCTGCTGGTGACCCTGCTGGCTTCCATGCTCGCGGTGGTGGCCCTGGCGGTCGGCGGGATGTTCTTCTTCTCCGACCTGGCTGTCCGGCGGGAGGTGGCGCGGCTCCCGCCCGAGGTGCAGAGCTACCTGCGCGCCCGCGCGGAGGCCGAGCGGCGCGGCGAAGCGCCCCCGCCATTCCCCGCGCTGCCCCAGACCACAGCGCCAGCCCCGAACTCCACGGAGAGGGCAGGGGACGGCACTGGGCAGGCGGGGACCAACCGGCCGCGGGGCCCGGGCCTGCCGGCCGTGCTCAGCCCCCGCAGCCGGGATTTCGTTCGCGGCGTGCAGCGCAACATGGTCGAAGGCGGGCTTCTGGCGGCGGCCCTGGGGGCGCTGCTGAGCGTGTGGCTGGCCCGGCGCATCGCCCTGCCCCTGGGCGCCGTGGCCCGCGCGGCCACCGGCCTGGCAGGCGGGAACCTGGACGCCCGCGCCCCGGTGCTGCGCGGCGACCGTGAGGTGGCGGACCTGGCGCGCACCTTTAATCACATGGCCACCAGCCTGCAGGCGCTCGAACGTGAGCGGCAGCAGGCGGTGGCGGATATCGCCCATGAGCTGCGCACCCCGATCGCGGTGATGCAGGCCCGCCTCGACGCTCTGGAAGACGGGGTCTATCCACTGACCACCGAACAGATCGAGCTGCTCAGTGGACAGACGCAGCTGCTGACGCGCCTGGTCGGTGACCTGCGCACCCTCACCCTGGCCGATGCCGGGCGCCTGGGCCTGCACCGACAGGAGCTGGACCTGGCGGACCTGAGCGCGCAGGTGGTCCGGGACCTGCGGGACCGCGCGGCATCGCGGGGCCTGACCCTCGTCCTGCACACCGTGCCCGCCCCGGTGCAGGGGGACCCCGACCGCCTGCGGCAGATGATTTCGAACCTGGTGGAAAACGCCCTGGTTCACGCACGACGTGAGGTTCAGCTCACCGTCACCCGGCAGGGAGAGGTGGCGCGCCTGACGGTCGACGATGATGGGCCCGGAATTCCCCCAGACAGCCGTCAGTTGATCTTTACGCGCTTTGCCCGTCTGGACGAAAGCCGCTCGCGTCACACCGGCGGAAGCGGACTCGGACTGGCCATCGTGCGCGCCCTGGCTGCAGCGCATGGCGGACAGTGCGACGTCGCCGAGAGTCCCCACGGAGGCGCCCGCTTCTCCCTGACTCTTCCGGCAGGACCGGGCCCAGGGTAG
- a CDS encoding response regulator: protein MSALILIVEDEPQLAEVLEAYAQQDGYRTERAADGYSALTAYRAASPDLILLDVMLPGRSGLDVLKTVRAESATPVILVTARAEESDQIVGLELGADDYVVKPFRPREVMARVRAVLRRTGSGADPARRPLRVGKLEIDRLAVTARVDGKVLILTPAEFRLLAHLAETPERAFTRDELLAAALPDSDALERVVDAHLASVRRKLEAAGAAGLLRTVRGVGYRLDSR from the coding sequence ATGAGCGCCCTGATCCTGATCGTCGAAGACGAGCCGCAACTGGCGGAGGTGCTGGAAGCGTACGCCCAGCAGGACGGGTACCGCACCGAACGCGCCGCGGACGGGTACAGCGCGCTGACCGCTTACCGCGCGGCCAGCCCGGACCTGATTCTGCTGGACGTGATGCTGCCCGGGCGCAGCGGCCTGGACGTGCTCAAAACCGTCCGGGCGGAAAGCGCCACGCCGGTCATCCTGGTGACCGCCCGCGCGGAGGAAAGCGACCAGATCGTGGGCCTGGAACTGGGCGCGGACGACTACGTGGTCAAGCCGTTCCGACCGCGCGAGGTGATGGCCCGCGTCCGCGCCGTCCTGCGCCGGACCGGCAGCGGTGCGGATCCGGCCCGGCGTCCCCTGCGGGTGGGCAAACTGGAGATCGACCGGCTGGCCGTCACCGCCCGGGTCGACGGGAAGGTTCTGATCCTGACCCCCGCCGAGTTCCGTCTGCTGGCTCACCTGGCGGAGACCCCCGAGCGGGCCTTCACGCGAGACGAGCTGCTGGCCGCCGCCCTGCCCGACAGTGACGCGCTGGAACGGGTCGTGGACGCTCACCTCGCCAGTGTCCGCCGCAAGCTGGAGGCCGCCGGGGCGGCGGGGTTGCTGCGGACCGTGCGCGGCGTGGGTTACCGGCTGGACAGCAGATGA
- a CDS encoding TolC family protein, translating into MAAPGLTLDAALALLAQAPSVRGAQLSVQVAQANLDAARTALGLTVSVSGNASYSGGSASTTADGTSDPTGGSVSGSAGVNLSLGVLPWSSNTAALQSAQRSLTLARARLSETQRTARLNVAQQYLAAVVATRDVALAAQTLTLRTRALQVAQAQQQDGNATAQTVLSAQAAVQTAQAAQVQAQASLDAARLNLEAALGRSLGDVEFVSVPAETFDLPDLPVLVAQARAARREVIAAQNDLAAAQDALATMRRDQTLPDLTASLRYGPAGSGGLSTSLNLKQGTLGAGYTVPLAADTGSANRVVASISGSYVVYSPSARAQLSAAEALVTQTTLTLSVTQQEVELDVRQRYAAAQTALLTLQARTTQVTLAQSALEAARARLTAGTATADDAAAAELSLAQAQRDLLEARATVQTTLIQLQNAAGGLQ; encoded by the coding sequence GTGGCGGCGCCCGGCCTGACGCTCGACGCGGCCCTGGCCCTGCTCGCGCAAGCCCCCAGCGTCCGGGGCGCGCAGCTGAGCGTTCAGGTCGCCCAGGCCAATCTGGACGCGGCGAGAACGGCGCTGGGCCTGACCGTCAGCGTGAGCGGAAACGCCTCTTACAGTGGCGGGTCGGCGTCCACCACTGCCGACGGCACCAGTGATCCCACGGGAGGCAGCGTCAGCGGAAGCGCCGGGGTGAACCTGAGCCTCGGGGTCCTGCCCTGGTCCAGCAACACCGCCGCCCTGCAGAGCGCGCAGCGCAGCCTCACGCTCGCCAGGGCCCGCCTGAGCGAGACGCAGCGCACGGCGCGGCTCAATGTGGCTCAGCAGTACCTGGCGGCCGTGGTCGCCACCCGGGACGTGGCCCTGGCCGCCCAGACGCTCACGCTGCGCACCCGCGCCCTGCAGGTCGCGCAGGCCCAGCAGCAGGACGGCAACGCCACCGCCCAGACGGTGCTGAGCGCTCAGGCGGCCGTGCAGACGGCCCAGGCCGCTCAGGTGCAGGCGCAGGCCAGCCTGGACGCCGCCCGGTTGAATCTGGAGGCGGCGCTCGGCCGATCCCTGGGCGACGTGGAGTTTGTCAGCGTTCCGGCCGAAACCTTCGACCTGCCGGACCTGCCCGTCCTGGTGGCTCAGGCCCGGGCCGCCCGCCGCGAGGTGATCGCGGCCCAGAACGATCTGGCCGCCGCCCAGGACGCCCTGGCCACCATGCGGCGCGATCAGACGCTGCCGGACCTGACGGCCTCGCTGCGCTACGGTCCCGCCGGGAGCGGCGGCCTGAGCACCAGCCTGAACCTCAAGCAGGGCACGCTCGGGGCCGGCTACACCGTGCCCCTGGCGGCCGACACCGGTTCCGCCAACCGGGTGGTGGCGAGCATCAGTGGAAGTTACGTGGTGTATTCCCCCTCGGCCAGGGCGCAGCTCTCCGCCGCGGAAGCCCTGGTCACCCAGACGACCCTCACCCTGAGCGTCACCCAGCAGGAAGTGGAACTGGACGTGCGGCAACGCTACGCCGCCGCCCAAACGGCCCTGTTGACACTGCAGGCCCGGACCACCCAGGTGACGCTGGCCCAGAGCGCCCTGGAGGCCGCGCGTGCCCGCCTCACCGCAGGCACGGCCACCGCCGATGACGCCGCGGCGGCCGAACTCAGCCTGGCGCAGGCCCAGCGCGACCTGCTCGAAGCCCGGGCCACCGTGCAGACCACCCTGATTCAACTTCAAAACGCCGCTGGAGGCCTCCAATGA
- a CDS encoding TolC family protein has product MNRMLRSTLSLTAALLLPAALAQSAVGVPAAVTAALSNNADVKTAQANADKASAAAAAALADPSTLVAARLAAQNSLTQAQAQLRGARLTTLQSTINAYTALLEAQENVELQTLQTQVDSKAVQVAQVKLKIGNATTLDVQNAQTTLSGSQQDLADARAQVNLASTRLGTLTGVSNARAAAGVTAPKLSVTLTELQKNLGRLSSVVGAAGTVAEAQLAVKLADNDFTPARTLQDARTALANANRSLDSAEKAAAQTLASAYQSAQSTYELLKVAGSRETAAQNTYTQNAARLKSGTISAVDLQSSQLALKKAQYARLQAQNNVLEALASLSVASGQNLTGIGGSL; this is encoded by the coding sequence ATGAACCGCATGCTCCGTTCCACCCTGTCTCTCACCGCCGCCCTGCTCCTCCCGGCAGCCCTGGCCCAGAGTGCGGTCGGTGTTCCGGCCGCCGTCACCGCCGCCCTGAGCAACAACGCCGACGTCAAGACCGCCCAGGCCAACGCCGACAAGGCCAGTGCCGCCGCCGCGGCTGCCCTCGCCGATCCCAGCACCCTGGTGGCGGCCCGCCTGGCCGCGCAGAACTCGCTGACGCAGGCGCAGGCGCAGCTGCGCGGCGCCCGCCTGACGACCCTGCAAAGCACCATCAACGCCTACACCGCGCTGCTCGAAGCGCAGGAGAACGTGGAACTTCAGACCCTGCAGACCCAGGTGGACAGCAAGGCGGTGCAGGTGGCGCAGGTGAAACTCAAGATCGGCAACGCCACCACCCTGGACGTGCAAAATGCCCAGACCACCCTCTCAGGCAGCCAGCAGGACCTCGCCGACGCCCGCGCGCAGGTCAACCTGGCCAGCACCCGGCTGGGCACCCTGACCGGCGTGAGCAACGCCCGGGCGGCCGCGGGCGTCACGGCGCCCAAGCTGAGCGTCACCCTGACCGAACTGCAGAAGAACCTCGGCCGCCTGAGCAGTGTGGTGGGCGCGGCCGGCACGGTGGCCGAGGCGCAGCTGGCCGTGAAACTGGCGGATAACGACTTCACGCCCGCGCGCACCCTGCAAGACGCCCGCACCGCCCTCGCGAACGCCAACCGCAGCCTGGACAGCGCGGAGAAGGCGGCGGCGCAGACGCTTGCGAGCGCCTATCAGAGCGCCCAGAGCACCTACGAGCTGCTGAAAGTGGCCGGCAGCCGTGAAACCGCCGCGCAAAACACGTACACCCAGAATGCTGCCCGGCTCAAGAGCGGCACCATCAGTGCCGTCGACCTGCAAAGCAGCCAGCTGGCCCTGAAAAAAGCCCAGTACGCCCGATTGCAGGCCCAGAACAATGTGCTTGAAGCGCTGGCCTCACTCTCCGTGGCCTCCGGGCAGAACCTCACCGGGATCGGCGGCAGCCTGTGA
- a CDS encoding efflux RND transporter periplasmic adaptor subunit gives MTAGQTTITQTETTRTVTRRRPRRWPWVLGGLLLLLGGISGALWQSRQGTADASVTAVTSTQVVTPGVLRVSVSGPGTLEANATRTVGADLTATVGQVPAVGERVTRGQLITTLTSDTVEENVRTAQLNLDKARASLDATRASQASSTAQRQSSAAQAQAAVTEAEAAVVSAQRTLRAQRELYAVGAISAQTLGDAQSALDKAQLTLSSARTSASAALTQARTGQASDAENLRSAQIAVQQAQSTLDTAQKARSDLKVYAPISGVISNVAATDGTVVTAGSTILTLMDDTTLNLPVQVDETEIAGVRVGQSASVTLDAFEDQTFTGKVVRVSPGATQSSGISVFTATVQLDNGSGQLRSGMTAEAEIIQSEARGLLVPSKAIQTVRSRSYVQVPAAAGGDPEHVRVETGATDGTNTVVTDGLEAGQEVIVPGRVGAAGTGSAAASGGRQQGGVNGPPGGFGGGQP, from the coding sequence GTGACCGCCGGCCAGACCACCATCACGCAGACCGAGACCACCCGGACCGTCACCAGGAGACGTCCCCGCCGCTGGCCCTGGGTCCTCGGCGGGCTGCTGCTGCTGCTGGGCGGGATCAGCGGCGCCCTCTGGCAAAGCCGCCAGGGCACGGCCGACGCCAGCGTGACTGCGGTCACCTCCACCCAGGTGGTCACCCCCGGCGTCCTGCGGGTCTCGGTCAGCGGGCCCGGCACCCTGGAAGCCAACGCCACCCGCACGGTGGGCGCCGACCTGACTGCCACCGTGGGTCAGGTGCCCGCCGTGGGCGAACGCGTGACCCGAGGACAACTGATCACCACCCTCACCAGCGACACCGTCGAGGAGAACGTCCGGACCGCGCAACTCAACCTCGACAAGGCCCGCGCCAGCCTGGACGCCACGCGCGCCTCGCAGGCCAGCAGCACGGCCCAGCGGCAGAGCAGCGCGGCGCAGGCCCAGGCCGCGGTGACGGAAGCCGAGGCGGCCGTGGTCAGCGCCCAGCGCACCCTGAGGGCCCAGCGGGAGCTCTACGCCGTGGGCGCCATCAGCGCCCAGACCCTCGGGGACGCCCAGTCCGCACTGGACAAGGCCCAGTTGACGCTGAGCAGCGCCCGGACCAGTGCAAGCGCCGCCCTGACGCAGGCCCGGACCGGGCAGGCCAGTGACGCCGAGAACCTCCGCAGCGCCCAGATCGCCGTGCAGCAGGCGCAGAGCACCCTGGACACCGCCCAGAAGGCGCGCAGTGACCTCAAGGTCTACGCGCCCATCAGCGGCGTGATCAGCAACGTCGCGGCCACCGACGGGACCGTCGTGACCGCCGGCAGCACCATCCTGACCCTGATGGACGACACCACCCTGAACCTGCCCGTGCAAGTGGACGAAACCGAAATCGCCGGCGTCCGCGTGGGGCAGAGTGCCAGCGTGACCCTCGACGCCTTCGAGGATCAGACCTTCACCGGCAAGGTGGTGCGCGTCTCGCCCGGCGCCACCCAGAGCAGCGGCATCAGCGTGTTTACCGCGACCGTCCAGCTGGACAACGGCAGCGGTCAGCTCCGCAGTGGCATGACGGCCGAAGCGGAGATCATCCAGAGCGAGGCGCGGGGGCTGCTCGTGCCCAGCAAGGCGATTCAGACCGTCCGGTCCCGCAGCTACGTGCAGGTCCCGGCCGCCGCGGGAGGCGATCCTGAACACGTGCGCGTGGAGACCGGCGCCACCGACGGCACGAACACGGTGGTCACGGACGGCCTGGAGGCCGGGCAGGAGGTGATCGTTCCCGGACGAGTGGGCGCAGCGGGCACGGGCAGCGCTGCGGCCTCCGGCGGCCGCCAGCAGGGCGGAGTGAACGGGCCTCCCGGAGGTTTCGGTGGGGGCCAGCCGTGA